The proteins below come from a single Branchiostoma floridae strain S238N-H82 chromosome 5, Bfl_VNyyK, whole genome shotgun sequence genomic window:
- the LOC118416877 gene encoding zinc finger MYND domain-containing protein 10-like (The sequence of the model RefSeq protein was modified relative to this genomic sequence to represent the inferred CDS: added 120 bases not found in genome assembly) has protein sequence MQAEQAARVLMPVEAEAYVEALETLTIKDIGTDRWLKQHEYIEKLNMQAIISASTNEDEFVKEFLVSYDKIPVLIHELLAVEVWTQKIFSLLVRMDFQPSSTIPVYTVLYHEATIINLLETIMYHKDTCESAEDTMLDLLDYCYRKIVDLIARSPDHEETEDVETAPNIREFVEHPTTFEDLKKQQRALDFDVAVKAVTILRYITDHLDSLPLSTTHRLLNTHNIPILLVQLIENCPWTREGNGRLRKYVDGRWQEVPPEDRMRLTKIEGQVWIALYNVLMGPSCQQKYEYNDYNKNQVLKVRGYLHEVLLDQFPHLAELQRYLEHLSMMEAPPARKDLVLEQVPEVRERILQENKGKWEALAKHQVRTVFNPSTEQLKELSKRWAVTYNLDLLESMLVDPPKCAVCGQPASKRCSRCQNEWYCRRECQVNHWYKHKKACDLMAAPKSAQS, from the exons TACATCGAGAAGTTGAACATGCAGGCCATCATCAGTGCATCTACTAACGAGGATGAGTTCGTTAAGGAGTTCCTGGTCTCGTATGACAAG ATCCCCGTGCTGATCCATGAGCTGTTAGCAGTAGAAGTTTGGACACAGAAGATTTTCTCCCTGCTAGTCAGGATGGATTTCCAACCTTCCAGCACCATTCCTGTCTATACTGTG TTGTACCATGAAGCCACCATCATCAACCTACTGGAAACCATCATGTACCATAAG GACACATGTGAGTCTGCTGAAGACACCATGTTGGACCTGTTGGACTACTGCTACAGGAAGATTGTTGACCTGATAGCCAG GTCACCTGATCATGAAGAGACAGAAGATGTCGAGACAGCTCCCAACATCAGAGAGTTTGTGGAGCATCCAACTACGTTTGAG GACCTGAAGAAACAGCAGCGAGCGCTAGACTTTGATGTAGCAGTGAAGGCTGTGACGATACTGAGGTACATCACTGACCacctggacag CCTCCCCCTGAGCACGACCCACCGCCTGTTAAACACCCACAACATCCCCATCCTGCTGGTACAGCTTATAGAAAACTGCCCGTGGACCCGGGAGGGAAACGGGCGACTCCGCAAGTACGTGGACGGGAGATGGCAGGAGGTTCCTCCGGAGGACAGGATGAGGCTGACTAAGATAGAGGGACAG GTGTGGATAGCCCTGTACAATGTGCTGATGGGTCCCAGCTGTCAGCAGAAGTATGAGTATAATGACTACAACAAGAACCAAGTCCTGAAG GTGAGAGGTTACCTGCATGAGGTGCTGCTGGACCAGTTCCCCCACCTGGCGGAGCTGCAGAGGTACCTGGAACACCTGTCCATGATGGAGGCACCTCCAGCCAGAAAGGACCTGGTGCTGGAACAG GTTCCAGAGGTGAGGGAGAGGATCCTCCAGGAGAATAAAGGCAAGTGGGAGGCTCTGGCCAAACATCAGGTCAGGACTGTCTTCAACCCCAGCACGGAGCAGCTCAAGGAGCTGTCCAAGAG GTGGGCAGTGACGTACAACCTTGACCTGTTGGAGAGCATGTTAGTGGACCCGCCCAAATGTGCGGTGTGCGGCCAGCCGGCCAGCAAGAGGTGCTCCCGCTGTCAGAATGAGTGGTACTGCAGACG AGAATGCCAGGTGAACCACTGGTACAAACACAAGAAGGCGTGTGACCTGATGGCAGCTCCCAAGTCTGCTCAGTCGTAG